One Mycobacteroides abscessus ATCC 19977 genomic window carries:
- a CDS encoding quinone oxidoreductase family protein, with protein MRAIEVPVTGGPEVLTLVEKTDPAPGPGEVLIDVDAVGVNFRDIYLRNGSYTAPLPHIPGSEVSGVVRAVGEGVQSLAPGDRVASPVAAWGYAESTTAPADYTAKVPAGLSAEVAASSLLQGITTHYLLTSVYPVAAGDTVLVHAGAGGMGLLLTQWATYRGVRVITTVSSEAKEKLSREAGAAEVLPYPDPADPSEFAAQIRELTAGEGVAVVYDGVGKSTFEASLAAVRVRGLIALYGAASGQVPPFDPQRLTAKSAVLTRPTMGHFIRTPEEFAWRADDVLDLVSRGTLKITIGAGYPLEQAAQAHTDLEARKTTGSVVLVP; from the coding sequence ATGCGCGCCATCGAGGTACCCGTGACCGGAGGACCAGAGGTCCTCACGCTCGTCGAAAAGACCGATCCCGCACCGGGTCCCGGCGAGGTGCTTATCGACGTGGACGCGGTGGGGGTCAACTTCCGCGATATCTATCTGCGAAACGGCAGCTACACCGCTCCGCTCCCCCATATCCCGGGATCGGAGGTCAGTGGCGTAGTGCGTGCCGTAGGCGAGGGAGTCCAAAGCCTGGCCCCCGGAGATCGGGTCGCCAGTCCGGTCGCGGCCTGGGGATACGCCGAGTCGACCACTGCCCCTGCCGATTACACCGCCAAAGTGCCCGCAGGTCTCTCCGCCGAGGTAGCGGCGAGCTCCCTGCTACAGGGGATCACCACGCACTATCTGTTGACCTCGGTCTACCCCGTGGCGGCCGGTGACACCGTGCTGGTGCACGCCGGCGCCGGCGGTATGGGACTGCTACTGACCCAGTGGGCGACGTATCGAGGAGTCAGGGTCATCACCACTGTGTCGAGCGAGGCGAAGGAGAAGCTGTCCCGCGAGGCGGGCGCAGCCGAGGTTCTGCCGTACCCGGACCCCGCCGATCCATCCGAGTTCGCCGCACAAATCCGGGAATTGACAGCCGGCGAAGGTGTCGCCGTCGTCTATGACGGGGTCGGAAAGTCAACCTTTGAGGCCAGCCTGGCCGCCGTCCGCGTGCGTGGCCTGATCGCCCTGTACGGAGCGGCCAGCGGCCAGGTGCCGCCCTTTGACCCGCAGCGTCTCACCGCGAAGTCCGCTGTGCTCACCCGCCCCACCATGGGACATTTCATCCGCACCCCCGAAGAGTTCGCCTGGCGTGCCGACGATGTCCTGGACTTGGTGTCACGCGGGACCTTGAAGATCACGATCGGTGCCGGCTACCCGCTCGAACAGGCCGCCCAGGCCCATACCGACCTGGAGGCACGCAAGACCACGGGGTCGGTCGTATTGGTTCCCTGA
- a CDS encoding ABC transporter ATP-binding protein — translation MDSLDLEVHAAQVFALLGPNGAGKTTTVELCEGFLHPDEGTVEVLGMDPVAKNSAVRSRIGVMLQGGGAYPTARASEMLGLVASYSANPLDPQWLLDTLGLTDAARTPYRRLSGGQQQRLALACALVGRPELVFLDEPTAGMDAHARLVVWELIDCLRRDGVSVVLTTHHMKEAEELADQLMIIDHGSVVAAGTPSELMQSGAENQLRFAAPPRLDLTLLTSALPEGYKATEVTPGEYRVEGVVDPQVLATVTAWCARMDVLTTDLRVEKRSLEDVFLDLTGRELR, via the coding sequence TTGGACAGCCTGGACCTTGAGGTCCACGCGGCGCAGGTCTTCGCCTTGCTCGGCCCCAACGGCGCGGGAAAAACCACGACCGTCGAACTATGCGAAGGCTTTCTGCATCCCGATGAGGGCACCGTCGAGGTACTCGGCATGGACCCGGTCGCGAAGAACTCCGCCGTACGCTCGCGCATCGGGGTCATGCTGCAAGGCGGCGGCGCCTACCCCACCGCACGCGCCAGCGAGATGCTTGGACTGGTGGCCTCGTACTCCGCGAATCCCCTTGACCCACAATGGTTATTGGACACACTGGGCCTTACGGATGCCGCCCGCACCCCGTACCGGCGGCTGTCGGGCGGGCAGCAACAGCGCCTCGCGCTGGCGTGCGCGCTCGTAGGCCGGCCAGAGCTGGTTTTTCTCGACGAGCCGACCGCCGGCATGGACGCGCACGCGCGGCTGGTGGTGTGGGAGCTGATCGACTGCCTGCGCCGGGACGGCGTCTCGGTGGTGCTGACCACGCACCACATGAAGGAGGCCGAGGAGCTGGCCGACCAGTTGATGATCATCGATCATGGTTCGGTGGTGGCCGCAGGTACGCCCTCGGAGCTGATGCAGTCCGGCGCCGAAAACCAGCTGCGCTTTGCCGCCCCTCCACGTCTGGACCTGACCCTGCTCACGTCTGCCCTGCCGGAGGGCTACAAGGCCACCGAGGTGACGCCGGGCGAGTACCGCGTCGAGGGCGTTGTCGACCCACAAGTGCTGGCCACGGTCACGGCGTGGTGCGCGCGGATGGACGTCTTGACCACCGACCTGCGCGTGGAGAAGCGCAGTCTTGAGGACGTCTTTCTCGATCTGACCGGCAGGGAATTGCGATGA
- the tkt gene encoding transketolase: MTAISRELAEVPTDIPTLTRVDHPDDWTELDSRAVDTVRVLAADAVQKVGNGHPGTAMSLAPVAYTLFQRQLRHDPSDTTWIGRDRFVLSCGHSSLTLYLQLYLGGFGLELSDIEALRTWGSLTPGHPEYHHTKGVEITTGPLGQGLASAVGMAMASRYERGLFDPDAAPGTSPFDHFIYVIASDGDIEEGVTSEASSLAGTQQLGNLIVIWDDNEISIEHDTKIALSEDTPARYEAYGWHVQTVVSGENVTGLEEALANARAVTDRPSFIALRTIIGYPAPTKMNTGGVHGSALGADEVAATKKILGFDPDKSFEVAPEVIAHTRELVTRGKQAHAEWDKSFEAWAAREPERKALLDRLQARALPQGWDAGLPSWEPGSKAVATRAASGDTLSALGAKLPELWGGSADLAGSNNTTIKGADSFGPTSIATSDWNAQPYGRTLHFGIREHAMGSILSGIVLHGPTRAYGGTFLQFADYMRPAVRLAALMNIDPIYVWTHDSIGLGEDGPTHQPVEHLAALRAIPNLSVVRPGDANETAYAWATVLERQSSTGPVGLALTRQGVPILEGTSREGVAKGGYVLEAASDNPADAPDVILIGTGSELQLAVEAKKILAAKGIAASVVSLPCVEWFESQPQEYRDSVLPPSVRARVVVEAGIAQGWYKFVGDAGQIVSLEHFGASADDKTLFREFGFTPDAVAAAAERSIAAAQ; this comes from the coding sequence GTGACCGCGATCTCACGTGAACTGGCGGAAGTCCCGACCGATATTCCAACCCTGACCCGGGTCGACCACCCGGATGACTGGACCGAGCTGGACTCACGCGCGGTGGACACCGTGCGGGTGTTGGCCGCTGACGCGGTGCAGAAGGTTGGCAATGGCCACCCTGGCACTGCGATGAGCCTGGCGCCCGTGGCGTACACGCTTTTTCAGCGTCAGTTGCGCCACGATCCCAGCGACACCACCTGGATCGGCCGCGACCGGTTCGTGCTGTCCTGCGGGCACAGCAGCCTGACTTTGTACTTGCAGCTCTACTTAGGCGGGTTTGGCCTGGAGCTCTCCGATATCGAAGCGCTACGCACCTGGGGCTCCCTGACTCCCGGGCACCCCGAGTACCACCACACCAAGGGTGTGGAGATCACCACCGGGCCGCTGGGCCAGGGCTTGGCCTCCGCGGTCGGCATGGCGATGGCCTCCCGATACGAGCGTGGCTTGTTCGATCCGGACGCCGCCCCCGGTACCAGCCCGTTCGATCACTTCATCTACGTCATCGCCTCCGACGGGGATATCGAAGAGGGCGTGACTTCGGAGGCCTCGTCGTTGGCGGGCACTCAGCAGCTCGGAAACCTCATCGTCATCTGGGATGACAATGAGATCTCCATTGAGCACGACACCAAGATCGCACTCTCGGAGGACACCCCCGCCCGCTACGAGGCGTACGGCTGGCATGTACAGACCGTCGTCAGTGGTGAGAACGTCACCGGCCTTGAAGAAGCACTGGCCAACGCCCGTGCGGTCACCGACCGCCCGTCGTTCATCGCGCTGCGCACGATCATCGGTTACCCCGCTCCCACCAAGATGAACACCGGCGGTGTGCACGGCTCGGCCCTGGGCGCTGACGAGGTGGCCGCCACCAAAAAGATTTTGGGCTTCGACCCGGATAAATCCTTCGAGGTGGCCCCCGAGGTCATCGCGCACACGCGCGAACTGGTGACGCGCGGTAAGCAGGCGCATGCCGAGTGGGACAAGAGCTTTGAGGCCTGGGCGGCCCGTGAGCCCGAGCGCAAGGCGCTGCTGGACCGCCTCCAGGCGCGTGCGTTGCCGCAGGGCTGGGACGCCGGGCTGCCGTCCTGGGAGCCCGGTTCCAAGGCGGTGGCCACCCGCGCCGCCTCCGGCGACACGCTTTCGGCGCTCGGGGCCAAGCTGCCCGAGCTGTGGGGCGGCTCGGCGGATCTGGCGGGCAGCAACAACACCACCATCAAGGGCGCCGATTCCTTTGGCCCGACCTCCATCGCGACGTCCGACTGGAATGCCCAACCCTATGGCCGCACACTGCATTTCGGCATCCGCGAGCACGCGATGGGTTCCATCTTGTCCGGCATCGTGCTGCACGGACCCACCCGCGCGTACGGCGGAACGTTCCTGCAGTTCGCCGACTACATGCGCCCCGCGGTGCGTCTGGCCGCGCTGATGAACATCGACCCGATCTACGTCTGGACACATGACTCGATCGGTCTGGGCGAGGACGGGCCCACCCACCAGCCGGTGGAACACCTGGCCGCCCTACGCGCCATCCCCAACCTCTCGGTGGTGCGCCCCGGCGACGCCAACGAAACCGCGTACGCCTGGGCGACCGTCCTGGAGCGCCAATCCAGCACCGGCCCCGTCGGTTTGGCACTCACCCGCCAGGGTGTGCCGATCCTGGAAGGCACCAGCCGCGAAGGCGTGGCCAAGGGCGGCTACGTGCTGGAGGCAGCCAGTGACAATCCGGCGGACGCTCCCGATGTGATCCTCATCGGCACGGGCTCGGAACTGCAGCTCGCCGTCGAGGCCAAGAAGATTCTTGCCGCCAAGGGAATTGCGGCCTCCGTGGTGTCGTTGCCCTGTGTGGAATGGTTCGAATCCCAGCCCCAGGAATATCGCGACAGCGTGCTGCCGCCGTCCGTACGCGCGCGTGTGGTGGTGGAAGCCGGCATCGCGCAGGGCTGGTACAAGTTCGTCGGCGATGCGGGGCAGATCGTCTCCCTGGAGCATTTCGGAGCTTCGGCCGACGACAAGACGTTGTTCCGCGAGTTCGGCTTCACCCCTGACGCAGTGGCCGCAGCGGCCGAAAGGTCAATCGCAGCAGCTCAATAA
- a CDS encoding COX15/CtaA family protein, which translates to MLYRAFLRVVDLLPMPSLRAQRLIAAAVILTQGGIAVTGAVVRVTASGLGCPTWPQCFPGSFTPVAVAEVPRIHQAVEFGNRMISFLVVITAALAVLAVTRARRRREVLVYAWLMPASTVLQAIIGGITVRTGLLWWTVAIHLLVSMGMVWLATLLYVKVGEPDVVSDLPSVPPPPAPLSRLTALIGVTLAAVLVAGTLVTGAGPHAGDKSITRVVPRLQVEITTLVHLHGTLLIAYLALLLGLGFGLAAVGVTRHIWVRFTVVLALTLAQALVGVVQFYTGVPAVLVALHVAGAAACTAATAALWAALTTPELAATALPKRAEAQPL; encoded by the coding sequence GTGCTATATCGAGCATTTCTGCGGGTAGTCGATCTGCTGCCGATGCCAAGTTTGCGTGCGCAGCGCCTCATCGCCGCGGCAGTGATCCTCACCCAGGGTGGCATTGCCGTGACCGGAGCCGTCGTGCGGGTCACCGCCTCTGGTCTTGGCTGCCCCACCTGGCCACAGTGCTTCCCCGGCAGCTTCACCCCGGTCGCGGTGGCGGAGGTGCCGCGAATCCACCAGGCGGTGGAGTTCGGCAACCGGATGATCAGCTTCCTGGTGGTCATCACGGCGGCGTTGGCGGTACTCGCGGTGACCCGAGCGCGTCGCCGGCGCGAAGTGCTGGTGTACGCGTGGCTGATGCCCGCTTCGACGGTGTTGCAGGCCATCATCGGCGGCATCACGGTACGCACCGGACTGCTCTGGTGGACCGTCGCGATTCACTTGCTGGTCTCGATGGGCATGGTGTGGCTGGCAACCCTGCTGTACGTGAAAGTCGGTGAGCCCGATGTCGTTTCCGATCTGCCCAGCGTGCCCCCGCCGCCCGCACCACTGAGCCGGCTCACCGCATTGATAGGCGTGACGTTGGCCGCGGTCCTGGTGGCCGGAACGCTGGTCACCGGCGCCGGGCCGCACGCCGGCGACAAGAGCATCACCCGGGTGGTCCCCCGGCTGCAGGTCGAGATCACCACGTTGGTGCACCTGCACGGCACTCTGCTTATCGCCTACCTCGCGCTACTCCTGGGCCTTGGGTTCGGGCTGGCGGCGGTCGGCGTAACGCGGCATATCTGGGTGCGCTTCACGGTGGTGCTGGCACTCACCCTGGCACAGGCACTCGTCGGAGTGGTGCAGTTCTACACCGGAGTGCCCGCTGTTCTGGTAGCGCTGCACGTCGCGGGCGCGGCCGCATGCACAGCCGCCACCGCGGCGCTGTGGGCGGCGCTCACCACTCCGGAGCTAGCCGCGACCGCGCTGCCCAAGCGGGCCGAGGCCCAACCGCTCTAG
- a CDS encoding helix-turn-helix transcriptional regulator, protein MKFGPGTSAGTAATAAPSLNAAPAASTEGQTRAAVVRLLLESGPITAGEIGERLGLSAAGVRRHLDALIDAGDAVAHPAAAWQHHGRGRPAKRFQLTADGRAKLNHAYDDLASAAMRQLREIGGDEAVRTFARRRIDTILGDLTIGAPQDDLPAAVGQVADALTRAGYAASTQKVGGSGGFLQGVQICQHHCPVSHVAAEFPELCEAEQQAFAAVLGTHVQRLATIANGDCACTTHVPMQTSPPA, encoded by the coding sequence GTGAAATTCGGTCCGGGTACGTCAGCAGGGACTGCCGCCACGGCAGCGCCGTCGCTGAACGCTGCTCCGGCCGCATCCACCGAGGGGCAGACCCGGGCGGCGGTGGTTCGCCTGCTCCTCGAATCGGGGCCCATCACCGCAGGTGAGATCGGCGAACGGCTCGGCCTGTCGGCCGCGGGCGTGCGTCGGCACTTGGATGCGCTCATCGACGCCGGTGACGCCGTCGCACATCCCGCTGCGGCCTGGCAGCATCACGGCCGGGGTCGTCCGGCCAAGCGGTTTCAGCTCACGGCCGATGGCCGCGCCAAGCTGAACCACGCCTACGACGATCTGGCTTCGGCGGCCATGCGCCAGCTGCGTGAAATTGGCGGTGACGAGGCGGTGCGCACATTCGCGCGGCGCCGCATCGACACGATCCTGGGGGATCTGACGATCGGAGCGCCTCAGGACGACCTCCCGGCGGCTGTCGGCCAGGTGGCCGACGCGCTCACCCGCGCGGGGTATGCCGCCTCCACCCAGAAGGTGGGTGGGTCCGGTGGATTTCTGCAAGGGGTGCAGATCTGTCAGCATCACTGCCCGGTGTCGCATGTCGCCGCGGAATTCCCGGAATTGTGCGAGGCGGAACAGCAGGCCTTCGCCGCGGTGTTGGGAACACATGTACAGCGTTTGGCGACCATTGCCAACGGCGACTGCGCCTGCACCACCCATGTGCCGATGCAGACGTCACCGCCTGCCTAA
- a CDS encoding ATP-grasp domain-containing protein, with protein MGRPDVRLGRPDIFHPRIVLAGCPQLVAGDGDDAELVAALRVRDLHARWLSWDDPEMTQADLVILRATWDYPERLDEFLTWAGSVRNVLNPLPVVRWNIDKRYLNDLAAAGIPTVPSMFFAPDEPIVLPDGELVIKPAVAGGSRGAGRFTCPEAARNHAEALQDEGRTVLIQPYDPRVDQHGETALVFLNGEPSHAFTKAALLPPPGTAAEVDESGLFHSERLAPVKPTSALWRLGAAALAAAATQCGVAMTDLLYARVDVIGGVADDDPRLLELELVEPSLGWRQLETEERDLAQRKFVIGVEDALERLGLGPLGQRGRG; from the coding sequence GTGGGTCGCCCGGACGTAAGGCTGGGACGGCCGGATATCTTCCATCCGCGCATTGTTCTGGCCGGTTGCCCACAGCTCGTCGCCGGCGATGGCGATGACGCCGAACTCGTTGCCGCGCTGCGTGTTCGCGATCTGCATGCCCGGTGGCTGTCCTGGGATGACCCGGAGATGACGCAGGCCGACCTGGTAATTCTGCGCGCCACCTGGGATTACCCCGAACGGTTGGATGAATTCTTGACATGGGCCGGCTCGGTCCGCAATGTGCTCAATCCGCTGCCGGTGGTGCGCTGGAACATCGATAAACGCTACTTGAATGATCTTGCCGCAGCGGGCATTCCGACTGTGCCCAGCATGTTCTTCGCCCCTGATGAGCCGATTGTCCTGCCTGATGGCGAGCTCGTCATCAAGCCTGCGGTGGCGGGCGGATCTCGCGGCGCGGGCCGCTTCACCTGCCCGGAGGCCGCGCGCAATCACGCGGAGGCTCTGCAGGACGAGGGGCGCACCGTGCTGATTCAGCCTTACGATCCGCGGGTCGATCAGCATGGAGAGACCGCGCTGGTCTTTCTCAACGGTGAACCGTCGCATGCGTTTACCAAGGCAGCGCTGTTGCCTCCGCCGGGCACTGCCGCAGAGGTCGATGAGTCGGGCCTGTTCCACTCCGAGCGACTGGCACCGGTGAAGCCGACCTCGGCGCTGTGGAGGCTCGGCGCGGCGGCGCTCGCGGCGGCCGCGACACAGTGCGGAGTGGCGATGACGGACCTGCTCTATGCGCGCGTCGACGTGATCGGTGGGGTGGCGGACGATGACCCGCGACTGCTGGAACTCGAGCTGGTCGAGCCTTCCCTGGGCTGGCGTCAGCTGGAGACCGAGGAGCGTGACCTCGCCCAACGTAAGTTCGTGATCGGCGTCGAGGACGCGCTAGAGCGGTTGGGCCTCGGCCCGCTTGGGCAGCGCGGTCGCGGCTAG
- a CDS encoding heme o synthase has product MRETQGAQGRGRNAPPFLRTILAYIALTKPRVIELLLVTTIPAMLLADRGDVNPLLILNTLLGGVMAAASANTLNCVADADIDKVMKRTARRPLAMSSVTTRNALIFGVVLGVGAFAWLWWTANLLSGLLAVATIAFYVFVYTLVLKRRTAQNVVWGGAAGCMPVMIGWSAVTNTIQWPALVMFAVIFFWTPPHTWALAMRYKEDYRAAGVPMLPVIATEEKVTKLILVYTWLTVLSTLALALAAGVIYAVVAFLAGVWFLAMAHQLYSGVRKGQPIRPLRLFLQSNNYLAVVFCALAVDSVVGWPTLFQL; this is encoded by the coding sequence ATGCGAGAGACGCAGGGCGCGCAAGGCCGTGGCCGGAACGCACCGCCCTTTCTCCGCACCATCCTCGCGTACATCGCGCTGACCAAGCCGCGCGTCATCGAGCTGCTGCTGGTCACCACCATTCCGGCGATGTTGCTGGCGGATCGCGGCGACGTGAACCCGCTGCTCATCCTGAATACGCTGCTGGGTGGCGTGATGGCGGCAGCCAGCGCCAATACCCTGAATTGCGTCGCCGACGCCGATATCGACAAGGTGATGAAGCGCACCGCACGGCGGCCGCTGGCCATGTCCTCGGTGACCACCCGTAACGCCCTGATCTTCGGAGTCGTGCTGGGTGTGGGCGCCTTCGCGTGGTTGTGGTGGACCGCCAATCTGCTGTCGGGCCTGCTCGCCGTGGCGACCATCGCTTTCTATGTCTTCGTCTACACGCTCGTGCTCAAGCGTCGCACCGCGCAGAACGTGGTGTGGGGCGGAGCCGCCGGATGCATGCCGGTGATGATCGGGTGGTCGGCGGTCACGAACACGATTCAGTGGCCGGCGCTGGTGATGTTCGCGGTCATCTTCTTCTGGACGCCGCCGCACACCTGGGCTCTCGCGATGCGGTACAAGGAGGACTACCGCGCCGCCGGAGTCCCCATGCTGCCGGTGATCGCCACCGAGGAGAAGGTCACCAAGCTGATCCTGGTGTACACCTGGCTCACGGTGCTGTCCACGTTGGCGCTCGCGCTGGCCGCCGGTGTCATCTACGCGGTGGTCGCTTTCCTGGCTGGGGTGTGGTTCCTGGCGATGGCGCACCAGCTGTACTCGGGTGTGCGCAAAGGCCAGCCCATCAGGCCGCTGCGTCTTTTCCTGCAATCGAACAACTATCTGGCTGTGGTTTTCTGCGCGCTCGCCGTCGACTCTGTGGTCGGCTGGCCAACCCTTTTCCAGCTCTGA
- a CDS encoding ABC transporter permease, producing the protein MTDTTTPRFDPGTFTPDPRPSAVHTMLFAQFWLELKLLLRNGEQLLLTMFIPITLLIGLTLLPLGQFPGSRTDIFVPAIMALAVISTAFTGQAIAVGFDRRYGALKRLGATALPVWGIIAGKALAVVTVVVLQAAVIGAIGGALGWRPHPVGLLVGAVVIAIGTAAFVAMGLLLGGTLRAEIVLALANLLWFIFAGLGALTLEDGRTTDAIPRAVVLLARLSPSGALSEALAAAMTLSVDWFAIAVLAVWGALAGYGALRWFKFT; encoded by the coding sequence ATGACCGACACCACCACACCCCGCTTCGATCCGGGCACCTTCACTCCCGATCCACGGCCGAGCGCCGTCCACACCATGCTTTTCGCGCAGTTCTGGCTGGAACTCAAGCTGCTTCTGCGCAATGGTGAGCAACTGCTGCTGACCATGTTCATCCCGATCACCCTCCTGATCGGATTGACGCTGCTGCCGCTGGGGCAGTTCCCCGGCTCGCGCACCGATATCTTCGTGCCCGCCATCATGGCGCTGGCTGTCATCTCCACTGCCTTCACCGGACAGGCCATTGCCGTCGGGTTCGACCGCCGTTACGGCGCCCTGAAACGTCTGGGAGCCACCGCCTTGCCGGTATGGGGAATCATCGCGGGCAAGGCGCTGGCCGTGGTGACGGTCGTCGTGCTGCAGGCTGCGGTGATCGGTGCGATCGGTGGCGCGCTGGGTTGGCGCCCGCACCCGGTCGGCCTGCTAGTCGGCGCGGTGGTCATCGCGATCGGCACCGCGGCCTTCGTGGCGATGGGCCTGCTCCTGGGCGGCACGCTGCGCGCGGAAATCGTACTGGCCCTGGCGAATCTACTGTGGTTCATCTTTGCCGGCCTGGGAGCGCTGACACTCGAAGACGGCCGCACCACCGACGCGATTCCCCGCGCCGTGGTGCTGTTGGCGCGTCTTTCTCCCTCGGGCGCGCTGTCGGAGGCGCTCGCGGCCGCGATGACGCTGTCCGTGGACTGGTTCGCGATCGCCGTGCTCGCGGTGTGGGGTGCGCTGGCCGGCTACGGCGCGCTGCGCTGGTTCAAGTTCACCTGA
- the mptB gene encoding polyprenol phosphomannose-dependent alpha 1,6 mannosyltransferase MptB, which yields MSVRGQWLSSSLSHLHDDERSSAPLNEHELTAMNRTRLFGATGTALMAIGALGAGARPVIQDPIFGVRLLNLPSRIQTVSLTMTTTGAVMMTLAWLMLGRFAIGSLRNKGPDGRPDGPRGPVRRMSRGQLDRTLLLWLLPLLVAPPMYSKDVYSYLAQSQIARLGKDPYTEGPAAALGLDHVFTLSVPSLWRETPAPYGPLFLWIGKGISWLTGDDIVAGALCHRLVELLGVLLIIWATPRLAQRCGVAEVSALWLGAANPLLLMHLIAGIHNEALMLGLMLAGTELAMRGVDSTHSLAGVRHWPRSHAQWASWAPLGNLLAGTLLITASSQVKLPSLLALGFVGMALARRWGGGVRGLFQAGTLLGAVTGACTVLIGWASGLGFGWIYTLGTANAVRSWMSPPTLVALGTGQVGILLGLGDHTTAILSLTRGIGIGIIAIAVSWLLFAVLRGRLHPVGGLGVALGITVLLFPVVQPWYLLWAIIPLAAWATRPAFRGTAIGITLLVGIFGPTANGDRFALFQIIDATAASAIIALLLIAITHDYLPWRRLPNGHQEAPLTLTDRDATIDQDSTTSADAVGDQAIRDGRGSDHSVGQPGP from the coding sequence GTGTCGGTACGTGGGCAATGGCTGAGCTCGTCGCTCTCGCATCTGCATGACGATGAGCGCTCGTCGGCTCCACTCAATGAGCACGAACTCACCGCCATGAACCGGACGCGTTTGTTCGGCGCCACCGGAACCGCCCTGATGGCGATCGGAGCGCTCGGAGCCGGCGCCCGCCCGGTGATCCAGGACCCGATCTTCGGGGTTCGGCTACTCAATCTGCCGTCGCGAATCCAGACGGTGTCCCTGACCATGACAACCACCGGCGCGGTGATGATGACGCTCGCCTGGTTGATGTTGGGCCGCTTCGCGATCGGCAGCCTGCGCAACAAAGGTCCGGACGGTCGCCCGGATGGGCCCAGAGGTCCGGTGCGCAGGATGTCCCGGGGCCAGCTGGACCGGACCCTGCTGCTGTGGCTCCTGCCGCTGCTCGTCGCGCCGCCGATGTACTCCAAGGACGTCTACTCGTATCTGGCACAAAGCCAGATAGCGCGACTCGGCAAGGATCCGTACACCGAGGGCCCGGCAGCCGCCCTCGGGCTGGACCACGTGTTCACGCTCTCGGTGCCGAGTCTGTGGCGAGAAACACCTGCCCCGTATGGTCCGCTGTTCCTGTGGATCGGTAAGGGCATCTCGTGGCTTACCGGCGATGACATCGTCGCCGGGGCGCTCTGCCATCGGCTGGTCGAACTTCTCGGCGTGCTGCTGATCATCTGGGCCACGCCGCGCCTGGCCCAGCGCTGCGGCGTGGCGGAGGTCAGCGCGCTCTGGCTCGGAGCCGCCAATCCGCTGCTCCTGATGCACCTGATCGCCGGAATTCACAACGAGGCCCTCATGCTGGGCCTGATGCTGGCCGGCACCGAACTGGCCATGCGGGGTGTTGATTCCACCCATTCACTCGCCGGCGTACGACACTGGCCGCGCAGCCACGCTCAGTGGGCCAGCTGGGCACCTCTCGGGAACCTGCTGGCCGGAACGCTGCTGATCACCGCATCATCACAGGTCAAGCTGCCCTCCCTGTTGGCGCTGGGCTTCGTCGGGATGGCGCTGGCGCGCAGGTGGGGCGGCGGGGTTCGCGGCCTGTTCCAGGCCGGGACACTGTTGGGCGCTGTCACCGGAGCGTGCACGGTGCTCATCGGATGGGCCAGCGGGCTCGGGTTCGGGTGGATTTACACACTGGGTACGGCCAACGCGGTACGCAGCTGGATGTCGCCGCCCACGCTCGTCGCGCTGGGTACCGGACAAGTCGGCATCCTGCTCGGCCTGGGTGATCACACGACCGCCATCCTGTCGCTCACCCGCGGCATCGGCATCGGCATCATCGCGATCGCGGTGTCCTGGCTACTGTTCGCCGTGCTGCGTGGGCGCCTGCATCCCGTGGGCGGGCTGGGCGTAGCCCTGGGCATCACCGTCCTGCTTTTCCCGGTCGTGCAGCCCTGGTACCTGTTATGGGCGATCATCCCGCTGGCTGCCTGGGCCACCCGCCCCGCCTTCCGCGGCACCGCGATCGGGATAACGCTGCTCGTGGGCATTTTCGGGCCCACCGCCAACGGCGACAGGTTCGCCCTGTTCCAGATCATCGACGCCACTGCGGCGAGCGCCATCATCGCCCTGCTGCTGATCGCTATCACGCACGACTATCTGCCGTGGCGTCGGCTGCCTAACGGTCACCAAGAGGCGCCGCTTACGCTGACTGACCGTGACGCAACCATCGACCAGGACAGCACCACCAGTGCGGATGCGGTCGGTGACCAAGCGATACGGGACGGCCGCGGCTCCGATCACAGCGTTGGACAGCCTGGACCTTGA